The Sporomusaceae bacterium DNA segment CGACGATGGCGCCTTCCTTTATGCGGTCGATGAGACCGAATTCGCCGATTTCGCTGAGATGCATCATATCACCGTCTCATAAAAATCCGTGTTTGGTTTATACTACCATTTCACAGTTTAGTATACCACGCCGGCAAAAAAAGTTGTACCAGGCGAAGGATTATGCCTGGCCGCTGTTTAATTCTGTAATATTATTCCTCTTGGGAAGGATGTCCGCCGATGCAGCTGCTCCGCCTGCGCATCCCCAACATCGACCGGGTCGGGCTGGTTCTCGATATCTCGCAGGTGCTGGCTGCCCGCCGTTTTAATATCCTGACGATGGAGGTCGAGCCCAACACCGTTTTCCTGGAAACCGAGATGACCGTGCCGGCGGATAAAGACTCCGTCATCGCTGCCCTCAAATCCATCCCCCAGGTTATCGACGCGCTCGAGATCGACCTTATGCCCCACCAGGAGAAGGCCGAACAGATCAAGGCGGTGCTTGCCTCGGTCGGCGAGGGCATCGTCGCCATAAACCACCACGGCGAGGTTACCCACTATAACCCGGCGGCGGAAATGATCGTCCGCCTCCCCTACCAGGAGGTCATCGGCCGCCCACTGGCCGAGATTTCGCCCGATCTGCCCCTGCTGGAGACGCTGCGTACGGGGGCGGTTTATAACAACCGCGAGATTGTCCTCGAAAGGACCAAGAGCCACTACCTGGCCAGCGGTCGCCCCATCCTGGGAGCACGGGGCCGGATAATCGGCGCGGTGGCCGTCCTCAAGGATATCAGCGACGTGCGGGAACTTGTCTATACCGTTACCGGGCAGATGATGTTCACCTTCGACGAGATTCTATATACCAGCGCCGCGATGCAACAGGTGGTCACGGTGGCTAAAACCATCGCCCGCGGCGACTCCACGGTGCTCATCCGCGGCGAGACGGGCACCGGCAAGGAGCTGTTCGCCCGCGCCATCCATGCCGCTTCCCCTCGGGCCGACAAGGTCTTCGTGCCTCTCAACTGTGCCGCCGTCCCCGACACGCTGTTGGAAAGCGAGCTGTTCGGTTACGAGGAAGGATCCTTCACCGGCGCGGTGAAGGGCGGCAAGCAGGGCCTGTTCGAGTTCGCCAACAACGGCACCCTCTTTCTCGACGAGATCGGCGAGCTGTCCTCCCACCTCCAGGCCAAGCTGCTGCGGGTGTTGCAGGACGGCAAGGTGCGCCGCCTGGGCGGCACGCGGGAGAATACCGTAAATGTGAGGATACTGGCGGCCACCAACCGGCATCTCGAGGAGATGATCGCCAAGGGCGCCTTCCGAGAAGATCTTTATTACCGGCTTAACGTTATTCCTCTTTTCCTCCCGCCATTGCGGGAGCGGCACGAGGATATCCCTATCCTCGTGCAGTATTTCCTGAAGAGGTTCGCCGCCAAGCTCCAGAAGCCCGTCGACGCCATTAGCGAGACGGCGCTCGCCAAGCTGACCGCCTACCACTGGCCGGGCAATATCCGCGAACTGGAGAATGTCATTGAGCGGGCGGTCAACATCGTCGGCGACAAGATTATCCTCACCGGCCATATCGTCCTCGATCAGGGTCAGACCCCCCTGCCGCGGGGCGCTGCCGCTCCCGAACGCCCGCTGGAGGAGACGCTGGACGAAGTGGAGCGGGATGTGCTGCTGCAAGCCCTCAAACGCTACCGGACTTCGCGGCAGATCGGGGCAATCCTCGGCCTTTCCCACACCGCCGTCCTAAAAAAGCTGCGTAAACACGGCCTGTCGATAGGGAAAAAAAGCGATAGAAGGGGTTAGCATGCGACCTACCTACGCCGAGATCGATCTGGCGGCCATCCGCCACAACATCCGCCAGGTACGCGAAGCTGCGGGCCAGGCGGTCAAGCTCGTGGCCGTCGTCAAGGCGAACGCTTACGGCCACGGGGCCGTGAAGGTGAGCCGGGCGGCCCTGGAGGCCGGCGCCGACTGTCTGGCGGTGGCTCTCCCGGAAGAAGGCGCCGAACTCAGGGGGGCCGGTCTGGCGGTGCCGATCTTCGTTCTTGGCCTCACCCTCCCGGACCAGGCAAAGCTGGTGGTCGACTACCACCTCATCGCCACGGTCGCCACGATGGACAGTATCAGAGCCCTTTCCCACGCCGCCCGTGACGCCGGCCGCCGCTGCCGCATCGTGCTCAAGACCGACACGGGCATGGGCCGCATCGGCGTTGCCCCCGTGCAGCTCGAGGAATTCCGCCAGTACATCCAGGCCAGCCCCGGCGTGGAACTCGTCGGCGTCTTCACCCACCTCGCGACGGCCGACGCGGCCGATAAAACCTATGCCGAAAAACAGCTCGCCGCTTTCCGGGCCGCCGTTGACCGGCTGGCCGCCAAAACCAGCCTGCCCTATGTTTCGGCCGCCAACAGCGCCACCGCCATCGATCTCCCTCTGGGCCGTTTCAACACCGTCCGGACGGGCATCGTCATCTATGGCCTGCCGCCTTCCCGCGAGATGCACAAAAGCCTCGACCTCCGTCCCGCCATGCAGCTGAAAACCCGTATCGCCTTTATCAAGGAGGTTTCCGCCGGCACCCCGGTTAGTTACGGGTGTACCTATACTACCGAACGCCCCACCTTCCTCGCCACGCTGCCGGTGGGCTACGCCGACGGCTACAGCCGCCACCTGTCGAATAAGGCTTCCGTCCTGATCGGCGAAAAGCGCCGGCCGGTGGTCGGACGGGTGTGCATGGATCAGATAGTTGTCGACCTGGGAGCGGATGGGGATGCGGCCGTCGGCGACGAAGCAGTCCTTTTCGGCCGCCAGGGCAAGGAGGAGATTACGCTGACCGAACTCGCCGAGCTCGCCGGAACGATAAATTACGAGCTGGCCTGCGCCGTCAGCGCAAGGGTCCCGCGGGTGTTCGCAAACGAGTAACAGAAGTAAAAACCAAGAGCGCCCCGCAAATGCGGGGCGCTCTTGGTTTAGGCAATGTCAGACTGGTGAGAAAGGTCCAGATGCAAGGCGCACCGGAAGAGCGCGCCGCGCCGAGTACTTTGGGACGTACGCAAGCAAGCGCTCTGAGGAGCAACGCCGCAGATGGGCCTTTCTCACCAGTCTGAGCGCCCCGCAAATGCGGGGCGCTCCTGTAATCAGCACCTTTCGATCGGTTTGCCCAGGTACTCGCTGACGATCTTCATCGCGCAGTAGTTGCCGCACATCGAGCATGCCTCGGCGCCGTCGGGGTTGCGCTCCTTGCGGTAGCGGCCGGCCTTGACGGGGTCGATGGCGAGTTCGATTTGTTTTTCCCAATCGAGAGCTTTGCGGGCTTTGGCCATGGACAGGTCCCATTCCCACGCCCCTTTGACGCCTTTGACGATATCGGCGGCGTGGCCGGCGATGCGCGAGGCGATGACCCCTTCGCGTACGTCGTCGATAGTCGGCAGGCCGAGGTGTTCGGCCGGGGTGACATAGCAGAGGAAGTCGGCGCCGGCGGCGGCGGCCAGCGTGCCGCCGATGGCGGCGGTGATGTGGTCGTAGCCGGGAGCGACGTCGGTGACGAGCGGGCCGAGAACATAGAAGGGCGCGCCTTTGCAGATCTGTTTTTGCAGTTTGACGTTGGCCTCGATCTGGTTGTAGGGTACATGGCCGGGGCCTTCGACAAGCACCTGGACGCCTTTGGCCCACGCCCGGTCGACGAGTTCGCCGAGGGTGAGCAGTTCCTCGAGCTGAGCGCGGTCGGTGGCGTCGGCGAGACAGCCCGGCCGCAGGCCGTCGCCGAGACTGATGGTGACGTCGTAGGCGGCGCAGATGTCCATAAGTTCGTCGTAGCGCTCGTAAAGGGGGTTTTCCTTGTCGTTGTGGAGCATCCAGCCGGTGATGAAGGAGCCGCCGCGGCTGACGATGTCGGTGACCCGTCCCTGCTGGCGAAGCCTGGCGATGCTGGCCTGGGTGATGCCGCAGTGGATGGTCATGAAGTCGGCGCCGTCTTTGGCGTGTTTTTCGATGGTGCGGAAGATGTCGTCGCCCGTCATTTCGACGATCGAGCCTCTGTTTTTGATCGCCTCGACAGTGGCCTGATAGATGGGCACCGTGCCCACAGGTATCGTGGAGTGCTTGATGATCTCCCGGCGGGAGTAGTCGATGTTGTCGCCGGTACTGAGATCCATAACGGCGTCGGCCCCGGCGTCGATGGCGGCCTGGAGCTTGGCCAGTTCGGGCTCGACGGCGGGATAGGCGCTCGAGGTGCCGATGTTGGCGTTAACTTTGGTCTTGAGGCCAAGACCGAAGCCACGCGGTTCTAGGCTGGCGTGGTTGATATTCGCGCATATCGTCACCGTGCCGGCCGCCACCCGTTCGCGGATGCTTTCCGGCGCGATTCCCTCCTCGGCCGCCACCGCCGCCATAGCCGGGGTAATCTGGCCACTCAGGGCCTTTTTCATCTGAGTCGTCATCGCAAATCCTCCTACTAATCGTTTATGCAATAAAAAACAGCCATCCAACGAACGGTTAGATGGCTGCCAGTTGCCTGGTAAAACCCACTTCCCTACGCTGGTATTAACCAGAAATCAGGTTCCAAGGGTCGGCTTGCGCCTCTCAGCATTACGCTCCCCTAGTGGTGCGGTATTCGGTTGCAGTCTTATTTTACCAGATGCTATTGCGGCTCACAAGGACTTTTTAATGATCTTTTCCGACCTGCTCAGCGGTTCGCTGGTGTCCATATGGCCGTACAGGGTCTGGATCTTTCTGCCTTCGACCATGATCTGAACCTTGTAGATATCGGCGAATTCGGTCACGGTGTTGACGATGGCGCTCACGGCCAGGATTTCGCCGGCCGAGCCGCCGCTGCCGTTCTTGACGAGTTTGTCGTTGAAGTCCACGTAAGCGATATGGTCCTTGACGGTTATACCCCTGAGCTTGGTCCCGGCGGGCAGGGCGCGGACAAGTTCGGGGGTTTTCGGCCCGGCCAGCAGCTGCTCTACGGCAGCCTGGACGGGTTGGTCTGTTTTCGGGAGAGTGTGGGTTTCCGGCACGAGAAATGCGGCGTCTTGGGTGGCGTGGTATACAGTGACGGACATCGTCTCGGCGGCCGGCGGTGTCGCCTGTTTCTCCGGCTGCTTGGCGCCGGGCGGTTGGCCGGTGACAGCCTGGTCGGGTTCACAGCCTGCCGCGAAGAGCGCGATGAGGAAGACGGCCACTAATGCAATATATCTGCTGCGATTGGACATCACCATTCACCCCCCTTGGTGGCTGCCTGGGCAAAGAAGCTTTCAATGCCCTGGACGATGCCTTCGGCCATCTTCTGCTGGAATTGGGGACTGGCCAGCAGTTTTTCCTCGGCCGGATTGGACAGAAACGCCATCTCGACGAGCGCAGCCGGCATTGTGGTGCGCTTGATCACGTAGAAGTTCGCCGGCAGGGTCCCTTTGTCCTTCAGACCGCCAGCCTCCAGCATGCCTGCCTGGAGGTTGTTTGCCAGCAGGTAATCGTAGCGGGTCTTCTGGTAGAAATATGTAGAGGTGCCGTCGGCGCTACGGTTGGCGGCGGCGTTGGAGTGGATGCTGACGAATATGTCGGCTTTTTTGACGTTGGCGATGGTGGCTCTCGCCTTGAGTTCATCGACGGCCGATGCGTTGGGGCCGAAGACGTCGCGGTCATCCTGGTGGGTCATGACGACTTTAGCTCCCGCCTTGTCGAGAAGCGCCTTGACTCTGAGGGCGACAGCAAGGTTGACGTTCTTTTCCCTGCTGCCCGCCAGGCCGACTGCGCCAGGGTCGCTGCCGCCGTGGCCGGGATCGAGGACGATGGTCTTGCCTTTCAAACCCGCGGTGAAGTTGAATTTGGCCGGGGGCAGGGGCTGGTTGATATCGATAACCACGCGATTCGGTTTCTTGTTGGGAATGTCCTGCGGCAGGGTAAATACCTTGTATTCCCCTTCGTCGACCATCAGTGGCAGTTCCACCGTTATGACGGTGTTCCGGTCGTCTTCGGATTTCATGCTGATGCTGTCGGCGATGCGGCCGTCAAGGTCGATTTCGGTGTCTGTCTGGCCTGGAACCGCACCTTTGACGTTGACAACGAGGCGTGGCGTGGGCGAGGCGGAAACCGTGCCGCTGACCTGAACAGGGCCGGTTGTGTCGATGACAAGGCGAAGCCTGCCGGCGCCGGTGACGGCGTCGGTGTGGTTGGCCCAGCGGATCTGTGTCAGCTGTTGACCGCCGGGAGTGATCGAGGCGCCGGCGGTTTTGCCGACGACGGCCAGCAGTTTGCTGCCGGGCTGGTAGGCCACTGGAGACGTCGGCGCTTTGGCCGCGTAGCCCGCCGAGGAGACGGCCAGCACAACACTAATTACCAGGAAACAGAGGACGCGGCGCAACACAACACCTCCCTATTGCGACGTGTTATGTTACAGTTCGCCTTTTATAGTCAAATTCCTGCCAGTTTCATGTCTGATTTTTTATGTTACGCTCACAACTTGTCTGTAAACTGTTTATTTAAAGCTAAAAAGGAAAAATAAGGAGGCGGCAATACCGCCTCTTTTAGGTTGCAGATGGGGCTTTATCAACGGCCGCTGTTCAATAATTTGCGCAGCAGGTCCTCCGCCTCCGCTTTGGCCGCGCGGGTCGCCTCGCGATCGACGCTCATGGACAGCCACAGGACATCTCCCTCCGCGGTTTCCTCCGGGAGGACCGCCCGCGGCCAGGACACGGATTCTTCGGCGTCACCCACGAGCAGGACCGCTTTTTCGCCTTCAAATCTGTCTAATACCGCCCTTACGCGCATGTCATTTCTCCTTGGTAATGGTGTAGGTTTTGCCGTCGCTGGCGATGGTGACCGTGCCGTCGGTGTCGGTGCGGTAGATCTTCAGCTTTTGGTCCCCGTAGCGTTTCATGAGCGACGGGTGGGGATGATGGTATTCGTTGTTCGCCCCGACTGGGATGACAGCCGCCTCGGGAGCGACAGCCTTGAGGAAAGCGGGCGAGGACGAGGTGCGGCTGCCGTGGTGGCCGCTTTTCAGCACCTGGCTTTTCAGGCCTGCGCCGTATTTTTTGACTATGGCCGCCTCGGCTTCCTGCTCGGCGTCGGCGGCGAGCAGCAGCGCAAAGCCGCCGTAAGCGAGCCGGGCGACGATCGAGTTGTTGTTGAGGCCGGCGTCGCTGGCGAAGAGTGGCACGGGCGGATTCAGTATCTTGAGCGTGCCGCCGCCGATGTCGATTTCTTTGCCGTCGGCGAGCAGCGCGAAGGGGATGCTCTTTTTCTGCACGGCTGTGAGGTATTGACGATAGAGGGCGCTGGTGGTTGTCTGTCCGCTGTCGTAGACCCGCTTGACGGTGAAGTTGTCGAGGATGGCGACGGCGCCGCCGATGTGGTCGGCGTGAGGATGGGTGACGATAAAGGTGTCGATTGTTTGGACGCCCTGCTTCTTTATGTAGGCAACCAGCTTGTCCCTGGCCGGAACGTCGCCGCTGTCGATCAGGGTGACTTGACCGGGGGTGCGGATGAGGATGGCGTCCCCCTGCCCGACGTCGATGACGTTGACCACCAGGTTGTCCACCTTGGCACGGTCGGCCGCAGGCGCGCCGCACCCGGCCGCGATAACCAGCGACAGCGCCAGCGCGGCAAGGGCGAATGCCCAGCTTCGTCTGAACTGCATCTTCTTCCTCCTCGGCTTTTGCGTTGTAGACGGCTTATCTTGCTGCATTGCCAATTATTATATACCAGGGCGGCAATTAAAAAAATAGGCACACGAGCGCCTATCCGCAAGTCAAAGCAGAATGAGCCCCAGGCTAATCCTGATGGCCTCGTCCACTTTCGTCATGACTTCTTCGCTCAAATGAGTAATTTTCTCTTTCAAGCGGCGTTTATCGATTGTTCTGAGCTGTTCCAGCAGTATGACCGAATCTTTGTCGAGGTTGAACTGTTTGGCGCTGATCTCAACGTGGGTTGGCAATTTCGCCTTGGATATCTGGGATGTGATAGCGGCGACGATAACGGTAGGACTATATTTATTGCCAACATCGTTCTGAATGACCAGCACGGGCCGGTGTCCACCCTGTTCCGATCCGACCACCGGGCTCAGGTTTGCATAATAAATGTCCCCGCGCTTAACGATCATCCTATTCACGCTCCACTAGCAAGGTGGGCATCATCTCGTACACTTCCACATCGGCGGTAAGGCCTTCCTCGGCCAAAGACAGGTTGATGACGGCCATTTCCTGATAGCCTTTGCGCATCAAATCTCTAACAGCCTTGCGTTTGCGTTCCTCGATGTAAAGGCGCATGGCTTCCCGCACGAATTGGCTGCGACTAAGCTTTTCCATGGCAATAAAGCCGTCGACTTCCTGCAGCAAGCTGTTAGGGATGCTTATCATGATACGCTTTAACTCGGCCACACCATCACCCCCGCCTCAGGTTATGCACGATATAACATAATATATAATCATTATATGAGTATTGATATACGAATGTCAATGATGCCGCTATACTGAAAAGCCGTTTTAAGCCTGTCAATCGCTGGATTCCCGCTTGTACTGTATCATGGTTAAGTATGCATTGGCAAGACGCAAATTATGCCGAAAAACGCAAATGTTGGCAACCGCGTTCAGGTGTTGTGCAGGGAGGCGATGGCTGCCGGGAGCGCCGCAAGGAGGTCGCCGGCCGCCATTCCGATCACCCCTGCACGGGATGCTGTCCCGCCCGCCAGGCCGTGGAGGAATACGCCGGCGACGGCGGCGTCGTGGCTGGTGAGGCCCTGGGCGACGAGGGCGGCGATGACGCCGGTGAGCACGTCGCCGGCGCCACCGGTGGCCAGGGCGGCGTTGCCGGTGGTGTTGATGAATACTTCGCCGTCAGGATAGGCGATGACTGTGCCCGGTCCTTTGAGCACGACGATGGCGGCCAGGGCGGCGGCCGCGTCGCGGGCTGCCGAGAGCCGGTCGGCGTTGATGACCGCCAGGGGGCGCCCCGTCAGGCGGGCAAGTTCGCCTGGATGGGGCGTGAGGACGGCGAGGGCTTCGGTTTCGAGCAGGATTTCGGTGTGGCCGGCGAGGGCGTTGAGGCCGTCGGCGTCGATGACGAGCGGGCAGCGGACGCTGCGCACGATTTCCCTTACTGCGGCGAAAGTTTCCTCGGCGCGGCCGAGGCCCGGCCCGACAGCCAGGACGTCTGCGGTTTCGGCGAGGGCGGCGATTTCTCCGACGGCCGCCAATCCGATGATGCCGTTGGTCTCTTCGGGCAGCGGCCTGGTCATTACTTCGGTCAGCTTGACTTCCATTATAGGGTTGAGGCCGGCGGCGATTCCCAGCGTCACCAGACCAGCCCCGGCGCGCACCGCCGCCATCGCGGCGAGGGCGGCGGCGCCGGTGAGCCCCGGCGATCCGGCGGCGAGCGCGACCCGGCCTCCGGTGCCTTTGTGGGCCCAGGGGGCGCGCGGCGGCAGGAGGCGCCGGACAAGCCCGGCGGTGACGGTGTTTTGCCGGATGGCGCCGTCGGCGAGGAGCGCGGGCGGCAGGCCGATGTCGGCGACGGTCAGCGAGCCGGCGTGGGCTGCGCCGGGCTGAAAGAGGAGGCCCGGTTTCGGCAGCCCGAAGGTGACGGTATGGGTGGCGCTGACAGCTACACCCCGCACGCGGCCGGTGTCGGCGTCGATGCCGGTGGGGATGTCGGCGGCGACGACGGGCTTGCCGGCGGCGTTGATTATCTTGGCGACCGCGGCGAGGTCGCCGCCGACTTCGCCGCTGAAGCCGGTGCCGAGCAGGGCGTCGACCAGGCAGTCGGCGAAGGCGGTCGCAAGGGCCGCTTTGTCGCAGTCGCGCTCGCCGACGATTTCGATCACTTCGGTACCCATCTTCAGGAGGATGTCGAGGTTGGCGAGGGCGTCGCCGCCGACGGCGCTTTTCGCCCCCAGCAGGAAGACCTTGACCTTGGCGCCGCGGGCTGCCAGATGGCGGGCGGCTACGGAGCCGTCGCCGCCGTTATTTCCTTTGCCGCAGAATATGCATACTTTCTTGTCAGCCGTGCCGCCGAGGATGTCGGCTACCTTGCGGGCCACTTCGCCGCCGGCGTTCTCCATGAGGGCAATGCCGGCGAGGCCGTATTGGTTCATGGCCTGTTCGTCGATGCGGCGCATCTCCGCTGCCGTAGTCACCTTCACGGTTGTTCGCCTCCCCACAGGACAGCTTGCGCGGCCGCGTATTCGCGGGCGTGGCTCAACGAGATGTGGACGGCGGTCACGCCCATTTTTGCGGACAATTCACCGAAGCAGCCGTGGAGTTTCACTGTCGGCCGTCCGTTGGCGTCCGCCAGTATCTCGACGTCTTGCCAGGTGCCTGCCGACAGTCCGGTGCCGAACGCTTTCATGACCGCCTCTTTGCCGGCGAAACGGGCGGCATAGGAGGCAGGCCTCTGCACGCCCCGCCTGTCGCAATACTCGCGCTCGGCGGCGGTGAAGACGCGGCGGACGAAGCTGTCCCGCTCTACGGCCGCCCCGATGCGGTCGATTTCGATGATGTCGATGCCGATACCCACTATCACGCGGGCCACCTCGTTTCGCAGTGTTATGGGTCTATTATTCCGTTTTCGGCGGCGCATTCCCTGCCTACATGGGTAATTTTCCCTTTATCGTCGGTCTGCATGTTTCACATTTTTGTCACAACTGCGTCATATTTTTGCCAAATTGGTTTTTTATAATAAAAGCAAATAAACCTCAAGGAGGAACAAACATGAAAAAGACAATCGCCTATGTAACCCTCGTAGCAATGGTGCTGGTGGTCGCCGCCTCGCTGGTCGTGAGCGCCGCCCCCGCCCAGAATCCGCCTCCCGGCCCGCAGCGCCAGGCCATCACCCTCACCGACGACCAGAAGAAGGAACTCGCCCCGCTCTATGACAAGATGTTCGAGACCAGGAAAGAGATCATGCAGAAATACGTCGACTTCGGCTACATGACCCAGGAACAGGCCGACCAGCGCGCCGCCTGGATGAAAGAGCGCATGAGCCAGGGATACGGCCCCGGCATGATGGGCAAAGGCTTCGGCAGAGGCCATGGGATGGGCAAAGGCCCCGGCTTCGGCCAGGGCGGACGCGGCCCCTGCTTCCAGCAGCCGCAGCAGCCGGCCGCCAACCAGTAGCAACTGAAAAAGAAGCCCTTGCTGACGCAAGGGCTTCTTTTTTATACGAAATATTCCACCTTGGCCGCCGGAAAATACATATCTGCCTGCTCACGCATGGAGTCGCCGATGGCGCGCATTATGGCGGGGTCATAGACGTATTTGCCGTAGCCGAACTGGCCGAATTTGTACTTGCGCTCTTCCTCGTCCATGGGCAGGCCGGTTTCGGGGAAGATGGCGGCGATGTTGGCTTTGGCCCGTTTGGTGAAGCGATGGGTGATGAATTCGAAGGTCAGGTCCTGCGCGGCCGCTTCCGGCAAGGCCTCGGCCAGCCTGCGGAAGAGGGCGCCGTAATCCTCCCGCCAGGCAGGGTAGTGAAAGATGGGGGCGATGATGAAGCCCAGCGGGTACCCTGCCCCGGCCACCTGCGCAGCCGCCGCCACCCTTTCCGCCAGGCCAGGGGTGCGGTGCTCGTACTGGCGGATGACGGCAGCGGTGTTAAGGCTGAAGCGGAAGCGGGTGTGGCCATTGTGGGCGGCGTCCAAGAGCGGCGCCACGTCGACGTGCTTGGTGACAAAGCGGAACCTTCCCAGGGGTTCGCGGCCGAAATGCTCTATTGTGGTGCGCAAAAGCCCGGTGAGGTATTCGGTGGGGATGGGGTCGGAGGTTGCCGCCCCCTCGAATACGGTTATTTCCGGGGCACGCGCCGCGATATATTCACCGGCTTTGGCCAGTATGTCCGCGATATTCACGTATACTCTCAGGTACGGCCGCCTGCCCAGGGTGGTGGCGAGGTAGCAGTATTCGCACATGCCCGGGCAACTGGTGTTGAGCGGCAGCTGGTAGTGGGCCGACGGCTTGCAGGTCGCGAAGTCGGCGCTTTTTCGCACCCCGACCACCAGCGTCCGCTTGGCCTCACGGTAGGCCTCGCCTGCGGTTTTGCCAGGCAGCCCGGTCACGCGGTTATGCGAGCCGGTGAGCTGAACCGGCACTTTGATCGACCGCAGGCTGTCGTACAGCTTGCGGCCCAGAGGGTAATCCAGGGATGCCGGTTCGAAATAGGCCCTGGCGGGAACGAAACGTTGCATGCGTCCACCCCTCGCGCGTTTTTTTCGCTGATAGTATCCCCTCGCGGGAAATTTTCCATCAGCACTGGCGAAAGTATCGGCAGGGCTATAGAATAATAATAAGCATCCTGACAGGAGGTTTCGATCTGTGTTTCCCCTCCGCGACAACATCCCGTCCCGCGCATGGCCGCTGGTAACCGTTGCCCTCATCGCCGCCAATTTTTATATTTTCTATCAGGAACTGCTCCTCAGCGACGTCGCGCTGGGCAAATTCATCAACACCTGGGGCCTCGTGCCGGCGGATTTTATCGCCCGGCTGGTCCGCGAGCCCTTGCAGCCTGCGACGTATGCGCCGCTCTTCGCCAATCTCTTTCTCCACGGCGGCTGGATGCACATCCTCGGCAATATGTGGTATCTGTGGATTTTCGGCGATAATATCGAAGACAAGCTGGGCAAAATCCGCTTTCTCCTTTTCTATATTCTGTGCGGCGTAATCGCCAACGCAGCCCAGATCGTCGTCGACCCCGGCTCCACCATCCCGACGGTCGGGGCCAGCGGCGCCATTTCCGGCGTGCTGGGCGGCTATCTCATGCTTTTCCCGCGGGCGCGCATCGCCACTCTCGTGCCTCTTTTCCCCATCTTCCCCATCCTCCAGATACCAGCCCTGCTTTTCCTGCCGCTATGGTTCTTCCTCCAGCTTTACCAGGGGGCCGCCGCCCTGTTTATGGCCGGCGCGAATATCGCCTGGTGGGCGCATATCGGCGGCTTCGCGGCCGGCTTTGTGCTGGTCAGAATCGTTAAGGCTTAGTATAATCGGGCCTCTTCCCGGCCAACCTATCTGCAAACGGCAAAGGAGTTGGCGCTGTGTTGCAGAAACTATCGCCCTGGCTGGCGGCCGGGCTAACCACCGGGCTCGTCGTCACCTTGGGGCTATGGCTTACGGCGGCCATTTTTTTCAATACCTTCATCATCGGTCAGCGCGTCGCCCCGGACCAGAAGATGGTCGCGGCGCTCATCGAAACCGGCCTCAACAACCCCGAAGTCCAGGCGGCGGTCAAGCACCAGGTCATGCTCTACCTGCGTTCGCCAGAGGGCAAGGCCCGCCTGGCGGAAATGATAAAGTCGCCGGAGATGGTCAAGGCCTTGTCGGAGAACATCCAGTCGCCCGAGATGCGGATCGCCATCCT contains these protein-coding regions:
- a CDS encoding N-acetylmuramoyl-L-alanine amidase translates to MLRRVLCFLVISVVLAVSSAGYAAKAPTSPVAYQPGSKLLAVVGKTAGASITPGGQQLTQIRWANHTDAVTGAGRLRLVIDTTGPVQVSGTVSASPTPRLVVNVKGAVPGQTDTEIDLDGRIADSISMKSEDDRNTVITVELPLMVDEGEYKVFTLPQDIPNKKPNRVVIDINQPLPPAKFNFTAGLKGKTIVLDPGHGGSDPGAVGLAGSREKNVNLAVALRVKALLDKAGAKVVMTHQDDRDVFGPNASAVDELKARATIANVKKADIFVSIHSNAAANRSADGTSTYFYQKTRYDYLLANNLQAGMLEAGGLKDKGTLPANFYVIKRTTMPAALVEMAFLSNPAEEKLLASPQFQQKMAEGIVQGIESFFAQAATKGGEW
- a CDS encoding DUF3006 domain-containing protein — its product is MRVRAVLDRFEGEKAVLLVGDAEESVSWPRAVLPEETAEGDVLWLSMSVDREATRAAKAEAEDLLRKLLNSGR
- the thiC gene encoding phosphomethylpyrimidine synthase ThiC; this translates as MTTQMKKALSGQITPAMAAVAAEEGIAPESIRERVAAGTVTICANINHASLEPRGFGLGLKTKVNANIGTSSAYPAVEPELAKLQAAIDAGADAVMDLSTGDNIDYSRREIIKHSTIPVGTVPIYQATVEAIKNRGSIVEMTGDDIFRTIEKHAKDGADFMTIHCGITQASIARLRQQGRVTDIVSRGGSFITGWMLHNDKENPLYERYDELMDICAAYDVTISLGDGLRPGCLADATDRAQLEELLTLGELVDRAWAKGVQVLVEGPGHVPYNQIEANVKLQKQICKGAPFYVLGPLVTDVAPGYDHITAAIGGTLAAAAGADFLCYVTPAEHLGLPTIDDVREGVIASRIAGHAADIVKGVKGAWEWDLSMAKARKALDWEKQIELAIDPVKAGRYRKERNPDGAEACSMCGNYCAMKIVSEYLGKPIERC
- a CDS encoding ComEC/Rec2 family competence protein, whose amino-acid sequence is MQFRRSWAFALAALALSLVIAAGCGAPAADRAKVDNLVVNVIDVGQGDAILIRTPGQVTLIDSGDVPARDKLVAYIKKQGVQTIDTFIVTHPHADHIGGAVAILDNFTVKRVYDSGQTTTSALYRQYLTAVQKKSIPFALLADGKEIDIGGGTLKILNPPVPLFASDAGLNNNSIVARLAYGGFALLLAADAEQEAEAAIVKKYGAGLKSQVLKSGHHGSRTSSSPAFLKAVAPEAAVIPVGANNEYHHPHPSLMKRYGDQKLKIYRTDTDGTVTIASDGKTYTITKEK
- the alr gene encoding alanine racemase, translating into MRPTYAEIDLAAIRHNIRQVREAAGQAVKLVAVVKANAYGHGAVKVSRAALEAGADCLAVALPEEGAELRGAGLAVPIFVLGLTLPDQAKLVVDYHLIATVATMDSIRALSHAARDAGRRCRIVLKTDTGMGRIGVAPVQLEEFRQYIQASPGVELVGVFTHLATADAADKTYAEKQLAAFRAAVDRLAAKTSLPYVSAANSATAIDLPLGRFNTVRTGIVIYGLPPSREMHKSLDLRPAMQLKTRIAFIKEVSAGTPVSYGCTYTTERPTFLATLPVGYADGYSRHLSNKASVLIGEKRRPVVGRVCMDQIVVDLGADGDAAVGDEAVLFGRQGKEEITLTELAELAGTINYELACAVSARVPRVFANE
- a CDS encoding sigma 54-interacting transcriptional regulator, giving the protein MQLLRLRIPNIDRVGLVLDISQVLAARRFNILTMEVEPNTVFLETEMTVPADKDSVIAALKSIPQVIDALEIDLMPHQEKAEQIKAVLASVGEGIVAINHHGEVTHYNPAAEMIVRLPYQEVIGRPLAEISPDLPLLETLRTGAVYNNREIVLERTKSHYLASGRPILGARGRIIGAVAVLKDISDVRELVYTVTGQMMFTFDEILYTSAAMQQVVTVAKTIARGDSTVLIRGETGTGKELFARAIHAASPRADKVFVPLNCAAVPDTLLESELFGYEEGSFTGAVKGGKQGLFEFANNGTLFLDEIGELSSHLQAKLLRVLQDGKVRRLGGTRENTVNVRILAATNRHLEEMIAKGAFREDLYYRLNVIPLFLPPLRERHEDIPILVQYFLKRFAAKLQKPVDAISETALAKLTAYHWPGNIRELENVIERAVNIVGDKIILTGHIVLDQGQTPLPRGAAAPERPLEETLDEVERDVLLQALKRYRTSRQIGAILGLSHTAVLKKLRKHGLSIGKKSDRRG
- a CDS encoding GerMN domain-containing protein, encoding MSNRSRYIALVAVFLIALFAAGCEPDQAVTGQPPGAKQPEKQATPPAAETMSVTVYHATQDAAFLVPETHTLPKTDQPVQAAVEQLLAGPKTPELVRALPAGTKLRGITVKDHIAYVDFNDKLVKNGSGGSAGEILAVSAIVNTVTEFADIYKVQIMVEGRKIQTLYGHMDTSEPLSRSEKIIKKSL